A section of the Rubrobacter naiadicus genome encodes:
- a CDS encoding GntR family transcriptional regulator translates to MSEERGSRFRRIRAGSLAEEAYRVIRASIIEGTLAPGERLVETRLAEELGVSRAPVREALKKLAEEHLVVEKPRRGTFVREFSAKDFVDIYNLLAAIEVLAVRLIHRDRAPLDSLEKIVGEMEEAAEAGDFGRVVEKELHFHEELCALAGNQFLSSAFRSLSGAVGMALSLHDATYEDLTEVAREHYPLLKSIRSGTEREAVYAISSHIQATPGGVMSRLGGNPADILEPLVKPEEGEGQ, encoded by the coding sequence GTGAGCGAAGAGAGAGGGAGCAGGTTTCGCAGGATCAGGGCGGGGTCACTCGCAGAGGAGGCGTACCGGGTGATAAGGGCTTCGATCATCGAGGGGACGCTCGCTCCGGGAGAAAGGCTGGTGGAGACGCGGCTGGCGGAGGAGCTTGGGGTGAGCCGGGCTCCGGTGAGGGAGGCGTTGAAGAAGCTCGCTGAGGAGCATCTGGTGGTGGAGAAACCGCGGCGGGGCACCTTCGTGCGGGAGTTCAGCGCGAAGGACTTCGTCGACATCTACAACCTGCTCGCGGCCATAGAGGTTCTCGCGGTGCGTCTCATACACCGCGACCGGGCACCGCTCGACTCGCTGGAGAAGATAGTCGGTGAGATGGAGGAGGCAGCGGAGGCCGGGGATTTCGGGAGGGTCGTCGAGAAGGAGCTGCACTTCCACGAGGAGCTGTGCGCGCTCGCGGGCAACCAGTTTCTGAGCTCGGCCTTCCGCTCGCTGAGCGGTGCGGTGGGCATGGCGCTCTCGCTGCACGACGCGACCTACGAGGACCTCACCGAGGTCGCCCGCGAGCACTACCCGCTGCTCAAGAGCATCCGCAGCGGCACCGAGCGGGAGGCGGTGTACGCGATCTCCTCGCACATACAGGCCACACCCGGTGGGGTGATGTCCCGCCTGGGCGGGAACCCCGCTGACATCCTCGAACCCCTCGTGAAGCCGGAGGAGGGAGAAGGTCAGTGA
- a CDS encoding NAD(P)/FAD-dependent oxidoreductase has translation MVGERDYAGVSFWLEDTGEPLVPRPSLEGEVEADVAVLGAGYTGLWSAYYLLRSDPSLRVVILEAEVAGFGASGRNGGWCSPNISVGPAELVRRFGRRAARETLLAARGAVDEVGRVAEEEGIDARFRKGGVVRVARGRHELPAVRAAWGALSALGLADGCRVLGVEELVRRVRVERAEGAFFDPQGAVVHPGRLVRGLARAVERRGAVIFERSPVVDFVDGPGPVLRTAKGEVRAGAVVLAGEAYLSRIRRLHRMILPIYSLIVLTEPLPEESWAEIGWEDHECLASFKLSVDYLSRTPDGRILFGGRGAPYRFGSRIRDGYDRHGPTHAMLRESLLDWFPQLAGVRFTHAWGGPLGMLRDWMPAVSFDPASGVAIACGYVGQGVAASNLAGRIVADLILGRDSSLVRLPLVGRRVRKWEPEPLRWLGARYVQRALERLDERGRRTGRPPTGRSLAERLSRH, from the coding sequence CTCTCGAGGGCGAGGTGGAGGCGGATGTGGCGGTGCTTGGGGCCGGGTACACGGGGCTCTGGAGCGCGTACTATCTGTTACGGTCCGACCCTTCGCTTCGGGTGGTGATCCTCGAAGCGGAGGTCGCGGGGTTCGGGGCCTCGGGGCGCAACGGTGGCTGGTGTTCTCCGAACATCTCGGTGGGGCCGGCGGAGCTCGTGCGGAGGTTCGGGCGGCGGGCGGCGCGGGAGACGCTCCTTGCCGCGCGGGGCGCGGTCGACGAGGTGGGGAGGGTGGCCGAGGAGGAGGGAATAGATGCCCGCTTCCGCAAGGGAGGGGTCGTTCGCGTCGCGCGCGGGCGGCACGAACTGCCGGCGGTGCGGGCCGCCTGGGGGGCGCTCTCCGCGCTCGGGCTCGCGGACGGCTGCCGTGTACTCGGCGTGGAGGAGCTCGTCCGGAGGGTGCGGGTGGAGCGGGCTGAGGGAGCCTTCTTCGACCCGCAGGGGGCCGTGGTGCACCCGGGGAGGCTCGTGCGGGGGCTCGCGCGGGCCGTCGAGCGGAGGGGGGCCGTGATCTTCGAGCGGAGTCCCGTCGTCGACTTCGTGGATGGCCCGGGGCCCGTGCTGAGGACGGCGAAGGGGGAGGTGCGTGCAGGGGCTGTGGTGCTCGCCGGGGAGGCTTACCTCTCCCGGATCAGGCGGCTGCACCGGATGATCCTGCCGATCTACTCGCTCATCGTGCTCACCGAACCGCTCCCGGAGGAGTCGTGGGCCGAGATCGGCTGGGAGGACCATGAGTGTCTGGCCTCTTTCAAGCTCAGCGTGGACTACCTCTCACGCACCCCGGACGGGCGCATCCTCTTCGGCGGGCGCGGGGCGCCCTACCGCTTCGGATCCCGGATACGCGACGGATACGACCGGCACGGGCCCACGCACGCGATGCTGCGCGAGAGCCTGCTCGACTGGTTCCCGCAGCTGGCGGGGGTGCGCTTCACCCACGCCTGGGGTGGGCCGCTCGGGATGCTGCGCGACTGGATGCCAGCGGTGAGCTTCGATCCGGCCTCGGGCGTAGCGATCGCCTGCGGATACGTGGGACAGGGGGTGGCGGCGAGCAACCTGGCGGGAAGGATCGTCGCCGACCTGATCCTGGGCAGGGATTCCTCTCTCGTGCGTCTGCCCCTCGTCGGGCGGCGGGTCAGAAAGTGGGAGCCCGAGCCTCTGCGCTGGCTCGGGGCGCGCTACGTGCAGCGGGCGCTGGAGAGGCTGGACGAACGGGGACGGCGCACCGGCCGTCCCCCGACCGGGCGCAGCCTCGCCGAGCGGCTCTCCCGTCACTGA